In Pseudorca crassidens isolate mPseCra1 chromosome 17, mPseCra1.hap1, whole genome shotgun sequence, the DNA window aaactaccacaaacttcGTGGCTTAAAATTATCTTACCGTTCTAGagatcagaagtctaaaatggctgtgcagggctgtgttccttctagaGGCTGGGATGGAATCTGTTATCTTGCCTTGTtcagttctagaggctgcccCTTTCctgcatcttcaaagccagcagcatggCATCTTCTGTCCTCTCTTCCCTTTGCTTTTGTTCTCTTGTCTCTATGACTCTGACTCTCCTACCTCCCTCTCAAAAGGTAGCCTTGTGTTTGCATTGGGCTCaactggataatccagaataatctccctatctcaagattcttaataaCATTTGCAAAGTTCTTTTTACCTTATATggtaacatatttacaggttccagggattaggatgtggacatctttgggggacatTTACCAGTTTATCACAACCTCTAaataatttcctttagtaatgTCTATTCTTGAACttcatttatatggaatcatatggtatatattcttttgctcatataatccatttacatttaatgtaattatttatatattagagTTTAAAACTACCATCTCGTTTATATTTGTCCCATGTATTCTGTattgccttttctttcctttcttgccttctgggttgttcaaagaaatattttaatgaccccattctttttcttctactgGTATGAAAATTATATACTCTCTATTTTTTAGAGATTATTCTAGAACTTAATACGTATCCTAAACTTAAAGTCTGAAATTAATCAATGCCTTTACTTTCTCCCACATAATTCAAagaccttaaaatattttaattccatttacacTTCCTGACATGTTTTGTTCTCAAATATTTTAGCTCTATcttgttattattgttgtaaGTTTTGCCCTTAAAGACTTTATAACTGTTGTTTTATACAGTTAATATTCACTTAGATGTATccatatatttatcattttctttgctttcttttgtctTCTATCTCAGGTCTTCCTTGTGAGATCACTTTTATTTTACCTAAAGGAAAGGTCTTAAATCAGAGTGTGATGGTGGCAAACTCTCTCAGCTTTGATCTgtctaaaaataactttattatgaCCTCATTCTTGAAAGACTTTTTCTGggtgtagaattctaggttgcCGATTATTTAAGTTTATAAACCACAGGTTTATATAAGTACATAAGTATATAAACCATTGATGGTTTCATTCCACTgccttttggtttcctttgttacTTCCTTTGTTACTATTGAGAATTCAGCTATTGTTTAGTTGCCACTCCTTTGAAGATCATCCTTTCCTCTGGTTAATTTTAGCATCTTATTTGTCTTTGGTTTGTTAAAGTTTCACCATGATGAGTCTGggtataaatttgtttttattttttctacttattattcTTGTATCTATGGATTGATATCTTTGATCAGTTTAGAAAAATTCttagccattatctcttcaaatattatcttTATCCAAgcacttctctcttctccttctgaaagTCTGATTAAATGAATGCTACACTTTTCACTCTGTTTTCTTGCCTCTTAACCTCTCTTTTACATTTGCCATATTATTGTTTCTCTACACTGTACTCTGAATAATTTCTCCTGATCTATATTTCACTTCTCTAATTTTATCTTCAGTTATATCTAAGCTGCTTAAACATGACTGTTGAGTTTTTAATTtgggttattgtattttttattttgagacattctatttggttctttttaaatcTGCTAAAtcactttttctcatttccttttctgtacatatgttttctactttttctttgaattgaGTAAGCATAGTTGCTTTTATAGATTGTCTAGTGATTTCAAAATCTGAAGTCTTTGAAGGTCTCTTTCTTTTCGTTCTCATTCCTGATGGCTTATGTCCTTGTAGGTTTAGTTATTTTTGACTGTACACTGTTTGTTGTccttgaaattttatttggagGGATTCTTTGAAGACTAGGTTGACACTAATTTTCTCCAGAAAGAACTTTCATTTGCATCTGCTAGGCACACAGGGACACTTTAAATCACTTTAAAGTAAAGTCACAACATAAGAGGGTTTTATGGTattatggtttctttttctctttgtttttgttcatttatttatttttttcgtCATCAAATTGATATGGGTTTGGAAGCTGTGGAAGTACTAACTTGCAGTTATAACTTCTCAGAGCAGTTCCCTGCATTTACTACCTGTCTTGCTCTGCTCATCATAAGGACCTGAGGGAGGAGGATCCTTTACTTTTGTTTCACCCTTGCCCTGAGGGTTTTACCCTTATTAGTGAGGGGAGGAGCAGACGCTGGGCTTTGGCTTTGCCTTTGTCCTGAGAAGCCCACAGAACCAAAGTTCAAGTTTGCCCCAAATGGCAAATGTTCTTAGTTCAAAAACAGCTTCAGACTGCCACTTAACTTTCAGAGACCTTGTATCCCTTTGATTTGGGGCTTTAACTTCTTAATATCTTGCCAGAGCTTTGATGCTTTTAAGaagttataaaaaaattttttttagtcagTGTTTTTTGTGGTTTCTAGTAGGAGGTTGGTCTGATCCCCATCTTGCCTTATTCCTGGAAATGGAAGTCCTTTGCTCACCTTCCTAGGCTTGGCTGAACTGCACACTTAGAAACTAGAAACCAACGTGATCTACTGTAAGCAAGTTAACGTATGAAAAAGTAagcacatattttattcttttttttaaacatctttattgcagtataattgctttacattgttgtgttagttgctcctgtataacaaagtgaatcagctatacatatacatatatccccatatcccctccctcttgcatctcccttccaccctccctatcccacccctctaggtggacaaaagcaccgagctgatctccctgtgctatgcggctgcttcccactagctatctgtattacatttggtagcgtaagtatgtcagtgccactctctccctccgtctcagcttacccttccccctccccgtgtactcaagtccattctctatgtctgtgtctctattcctgtcctgccactaggttctttggaaccattttctttctttttagattccatatatgtatgttagcctacagtatttgtttttctctttctgacttacttcactctgtatgacagtctctaggtccatccacacctctacaaatgacccaatatcattcctttttatggctgagtaatattcccttgtaaatatgtgccacatcttctttatccattcatctgtcaatggacacttaggttgcttccctgtcctggctattgtaaatggtgctgcaatgaacgttgtggtacatgactctctctgaattatggttttctcagggtatatgcccagtagagggattgctgggtcatatggtagtcctatttttagttgtttaaggaacctccacactgttctccatagtggctgtctcaatttccattcccaccagcagtgcaagagggttcccttttctccacaccctctccagcatttattgtttgtagattttttgatgatggccatcctgaccagtgtgaagtgatacctcattgtagttttgatttgcatttctctaatgattagtgatgttgaccattctttcatgtgtttgttggcaatctgtatgtcttctttggagaaatgtctgtttaggtgttctgcccatttttggattgggttgtttgtttttttgatattgagctgcatgagctgcttgtatattttggagattaatcctttgtcagttgcttcatttgcaaatattttctcccatcctgagggctgtcttttcgttttgcttatggtttcctttgctgtacaaaagcttttaagtttcattaggtcccatttgtttatttttgtttttacatccatttctctaggaggtgggtcaaaaggatcttgctgtgatttatgtcagagtgttctgcctatgttttcctcaatattttttatagtgtctggccttacatttaggtctttaatccattttgagtttatttttgtgtatggtgttagggagtgttctaatttcattcttttacatgtagctgtccagttttcccagcaccaattattgaagagactgtcttctccattgtatattcttgcctcatttatcaaagataaggtgaccaaaggtgcatgggtttatctctgggctttccatgctgttccactgatctatatttctgtttttgtgccagtaccatgctgtcttgattactgtagctgtgtagtatagtctgaagtcagggagcctgattcctccacctccgtttttctttctcaagattgctttggggcttccctggtggcgcagtggttgagagtccgcctgccgatgcaggggacgcgggttcatgccccggtctgggaagatcccacatgccgcggagcggctgggcctgtgagccatggccgctgagcctgcacgtccagagcctgtgctccgcaatgggagaggccacaacagtgagaggcccacataccgcaaaaaaaaaaaaaaaaaaaaaaaaagattgctttggctattcggggtcttttgtgtttccatacaaattgtacaatttttttttctagttctgtgaaaaatgccattggtagtttgatagggattgcattgaatgtgtagattgctttgggtagtatagtctttttcacaatgtttattcttccaatccaagaacatggtatatctctccatctgtttgtatcatctttaacttctttcatcagtgtcttatcattttctgcatacaggtcttttgtctccttaggtaggtttattcctaagtattttattctttttgttgcagtggtaagtgggagtgtttccttaatttctctttcagatttttcatcattagtgtatgagaatgcaagagatttctgtgcattaattttgtgtcctgccactctaccaaattcattgattagctctagtagttttctggtagcatctttaggattctcgatgtatagtatcatgtcacctgcaaacagtgacagttttacttcttgctttctgatttggattccttttatttctttttcttctctgattgctgtggctaaaacttccaaaactatgttgaataatagtgatgagagtgagcaaccttgtcttgttcctgatcttagaggaaatggtttcagtttttcaccattgagaacgatgttggctgtgtattcatcatatatggcctttattatgttgaggtacattccctctatgcctactttctggaaagtttttatcataaatgggtgttgaattttgtcaaaagctttttctgcatctattgagattatcatatggtttttatccttcaatttattaatatggtttatcacactgattgatttacgtatattgaagaatccttgcgttcctgggataaaccccacttgatcatggtgtatgatccttttaatgtgctgttggattctgtttgctagcattttgttgaggatttttgcatctatgttcatcagtgatactggcctgtggttttctttttttgtaacatctttgtctggttttggtatcagggtgatggtggtcttgtagaatgagttttggagtgttcctctctctgctatatttttgaagagtttgagaaggattggtgttagctcttctctaaatgtttgatagaaattgcctgtaaagccatctgatcctgggcttttgtttgttggaagatttttaatcagtttcaatttcagtgcttgtgattggtctgtttatgttttctatttcttcctggttcagtctcggaaggttgtgcttttctaagaatttgtccatttcttccagggtgtccattttattggcatatagttgcttgtagtaatctctcatgatcctttgtatttctgcattgtcagttattatacctcctttttcatttctagttctgttaatctgtgtcttctcccttttttttcttgatgagtctggctaatggtttatcaattttgtttatcttctcaaagaaccagcttttagttttattgatctttgctattgtttccttcatttctttttcatttatttctgatctggtctttatgatttctttccttctgctaactttgggttctttttgttcttctttctctaattgctttaggtgtaaggttaggttgtttatttgagactttttttgtttctttttgatttttaaaatttaattaattaattaatttattattattattattttttgctgcattgggtctttgttgctgtgtgcagggttTCTCTAACTGCGGTGAGCggcagctactcttcattgcggtgcacgagcttctcattgcagtggcttctcttgttgcagagcccaggctctaagcgcacaggcttcattagtttggctcatgggctctagagcacaggctcagtagttgtggcacatgggcttagttgctccatgccatgtgggatcgtcccggagcagggctcaaacctgtgtcccctgcattggcaggcggattcccaatcactgtgccaccaaggaagcccttttcttatttcttgagctaggattgtattactataagcttccctcttagaactggttttgctgcatcccataggttttgggtcatcgtgttttcattgtcatttgtttctcagtattttttgatttcctcagcaatctcttgattatttagtagcgtattgtttagcctccatgtgtttgtattttttacagtttttttcctgcaattgatatctagtctcagcacattttttttgttgttttggttttttttgtttgtttgtttttgcggtatgcaggcctctcactgttgcggagcacaggctccagacatgcaggctcagcggccatggctcacgggcctagctgctccgcggcatgtgggatcctcccggaccggagcacgaacccgtgtcccctgcatcggcaggcggactctcaaccaccgcgccaccagggaagccctccgttctgttattataaaaataatctccCATGTCATGttcaactatttttattatttcactttttacatttaaatttttttttttttttttttttttttggcggtacgtgggcctctcactgttgtggcctctcccgttgcggagcacaggctccggatgcgcaggctcagcggccatggctcacggccccagccgctccgcagcatgtgggatcttcccggactggggcacgaacccatgtcccctgcatcggcaggcggactctcaaccactgcgccaccagggaagccctacatttaaatttttgatccTTCTGCACTTCGTTCTGGTGCACCATTTATTGTTCATTTACTGTGTGTGCCAGACATGGTATTcagcattttacatacattatcttatttaagaaTCAGAATTATGGCAACCTCTATTTTACTAATAAGGACATTGAAGCTTAGAAACACAAACTCAGCCAAGATCTTACATCTAGTGAGTGTCATAATCGATCTCAAGTTAGCCTGGGTTCAATTTTTATGCTCTTctgtataatatttataaaattagcaTTCTATGCTGTTTGGAAATCCCCAACTTCATGACTGCTATTTTAGGAAAAATAGTTGATGAGTATGTGATGACAACTAACCATTCCATGAGACTTAAAGAACCAGGAAGATGCATTGAGGTGGGGCTACTAGATGTCAATTAGCCAAAGTCGTTCTCCAGCTGGGCAACTGACTcctgccccaaactggaagctgAGGATTCAAATACTTCTCCCAGCAAAATTATGGATGATTTGATTACATTACACAGAGTAAACAGAACTGTGACTATTAAATCTTTGAATGTAAGAGTCTCTTGAACCTCCTTTGTCATGGAACAGCATAGATTCCAGAGTTTGAATTGGGTTCAGCCTGCAAGTAGAACATAATTATTGGATGTGATTGATTCTTAGATACACATCTTTTCACATTTAACATCTCTGAGATCAGGATGCCTCTTCTGATCAGTGGTGTCTTATAATTGTTGTTGGCCAGGTGACAGACAATATGTAGCAGTGGCCACCTGCATTTGTGCCAACCTGCTTTATATTTCTAATGGTACAAATGGACAACAGCAGCTCATCAacttttcattcaacaaaccatTTAAGGAGCATTTCAGGAAGGAATATAATCTTGGTTGTTTTCTGGACTCTTCTGTTGACACCTTCTGAAAAGAATCAAGAAAGCACCTGTATTAAAACTTGGGGGTAGGTGCTGGAGTCATTGACTTGGAAAAAAAACATCCTTAaaagacctttttttaaaaaaaaattttatttattttgggctgcgttggctcttcgtttatgttcgcaggctttctctagtcgcggagAGCgggggtcttcgttgcggtgcgcaggcttctcattgctgtggcttctcttgttgcggagcacaggctgtaggcgcacaggcttcagtagttgtggcatgtgggctcagtagttgtggcacgtgggcttagttgctccacgggatgtgagatcttcctggatcagaggtcgaacccatgtcccctgcattggcaggcaattcttaaccactgtgccaccagggaaggccccaaaGAACTGTTTAAAGAAATCCTGCATAACTGACACCCCTGCTGGCACAGAGGATTATTGTGTTTGGAAAAACAGGACATATATACCCAACTCTGAAGTGAAATGCATTTCGAAGACTAGACTCTGAATGAGAAGTCTGGGGAATACTTTAACCTATTTATTTCTCTTATGTGTTCCTTTCATATTGTGCACAATTGATGTGATAAAATCTATGTCTATTAAACTTCTTTTAGCAATTAATTAAAATAGCTAATTTAAACACCAGCAATGGCGACTTCAACCTATACTCCTGGTTCTGTATTGATTGAAGTAATCTGTTGAACAATCTCAGAAGAGCTGTGCAAATCAGTGATCACTCTGGACTctcatcttttgtttgtttgcttgtttttgactgagtggcttgcgggatcttagttcccctactagggattgaacccgggccctcagcagtgaaagcatagagtcctaacaactggactgcccaGGAATTCCCTGGACTCTCTTCTGAAAGCAATCCCAAGTCCTAGGACCTTTAGCACAAGGAATTTTTCTTGTAGTAATTCTCAGGGTCTTAGTGGGACACCAAGGCCTTTCACTTTGACgttcttttcctttgtgcctcTAATAAAGATGCTCACACCTTCCGCAGGGGTTTCGTTTCCATTGCAGCTGGTTAATGCGACTCTGATTCTATGAATCCCTCTCTTTGGCTCTGAGCGTGTCTTTCCAGTATCCTTAAAAACTTCCTCACTCACTTCCTGCACACGAGCTAACAGCTGAAGGTCAGGAGGTGCCACAGCCACTGCATCTTCCTCAAAGAGCtagtaaagtttaaaaagttccttcagtcattataaaataaaatgctaagtAATACGAAAGCATTGTGTCCTAGTTTAATTGATGGcattccctcctcctttctcagtGGTACGAAGCCACTGGTACGAAGCCACTGGTGCGTCTTGCAATCAATGGCCTCTCAAATTAGATGAAATACGGTAGTTTCAGCTTGGGAGGGGTGTGGGTCAGGGAGCCAGTTAGACAAAGAAGTACATGAGGTCATTTTGTTGTCGTTGCATATTTATCCCTTTGAACGAATCTACAGGAGACTGACTGTATCAATAGATCTAATTAATTTCCTAGGTTTTGTCTTACGCACTTAAGCTGGGTGTTCCTGATCATACTTTCTTTTGTGATCAGAGTATAGGATTTTACCATggtcctttaaaaattttgtctttttggCTCTGGTCTGTTGTTCTCATCTGCCAAGATCATTGTGGATCATTATTCTCTTATTTACAGTTTTAGCTATCCCTCCTTCTAGCTTTACGCCATGTGTAAATTTGATAAGCCGAACCTCTATATTTTTATCCAAGTCACTAATAAAAATATTGAGCAGTCCTGGGACAGTTTTATAGAGCCATGGCAGCCATTAGTGATTCCCTCAGGTTGGCATGAACCACAGATTGACTCTTTCTGGACATAGCATTTTACCCAGCTGCAACTCCATGCATCTGAGATATAGTGCAGTTGGTAGGCACCCAAGCTTTGATCTCAGAGTTGACCTCTCAACCCTAGCCCCACCATATCCTTGCTatatgaccctgggcaagttacctgATGAATCTctgcttagtttcctcatctgtaaaatgggacaattctttttactttataggAATGGGTAGATGTTTAAGTTAATTAGTACTCACAAAACACTTCGTAGAGTTCCTGACATAaagtaggctctcaataaatattaatggtTAGTCCTATCAATTTTCTCAGATTTCTCCATCTTGTTCAATACATACCACGAGACACTTTGTCAAATGCCTAAGAAAAACTCAGCATAAACTAACTTCATCATTCTGCTGTTCTAACAGACTTATCAAAAAAATGAGATCCATTTAGTACacagtttttatttataatttataatgacTATTTTCAACAAGGGTTTGTTGCAgcttaaaataaaagacatgtaTGGATTTATTTGTGATGACTCCAGGCTGACTGTTAATGATCAACACTCTACTTTTAAGTGTTTAGGAACACTGGGAATCCATATACAGCTGACAATTctgtattttattgaatttcCCCTTTTACCATGTAATGGCAACCAATGTTTGCCTGTCTCCACCTTCTAGGGATCATGTCATTCCCAAGATTTCTTAAAGACTGATGTTGATGTTTGTATAATCGCAtctgcagtttattttttttttatcctggaTGTATTTCATAGGAGTTGCAGAATTAAACACATTTGAAGCAGCCGGGACTCTCACCACCTTCTCATTTATCTTGGATTTCACTGCCTTATAGCCCTTGTCATTCTGTCCTTAAGGGTAGTGGTTTTAAACCTTTCGAGTACATGTGAATCACTTGGAGGAGGGAGagctgttagaaatgcacatctCCAACCTGCTTCCAGAGATTTCGGCTTAGTAGGTCTGAAATGGGGCCTGGGAATATACATTTTGACAAACACTCTAGGTGAGTCTGATGCACCACCTGTGTGAAACACCTTATACAGAggaaaatgatggaaaataattttgtaattatgatttttttcttatcctGTTCTTGTATATGTTAGCATTATCCATCTCTCCTCCAAAATTAGTCTTACTTGGTGGCTTTGGTCCAAACAAACTTATAAATAGCCCTTTTGTTTAGCATTTTTCATAAACCTTGGATTATTCTGGATTTTTGACCCTCCTGACACTACTCATAAAgcttatgcatttaaaaaaatattgtccttgggaaaaaaaaagttgtccttGGTTCTGGGCCATTTCTGTCATTGTTAGCATGTGTGCTTTGAAAGCCTGAGCCCATTAGAGTGCTCTCTATGCAGTCCTGCCTCGGCCCCTTCAGATGTCCACAGGGCGGTACGCTATACACTTGGGGCATCCAGCCAGGATTTCCTGAGAATGAGATGAGGCTGTGGATGACAGAGAGAAGAGCTATATGAGCTATTTATTAAAATGCCTATGGGAAATCTGCCCAGAAACTGGTCATGTACTGGTGCTCTGCCATTTGTTAGTGGTTGAGGTGAGAAGGGATGAATTCAGACCAAAGCTGAGGCCGTCCGGCCTTCTGAAATTGCTGATGTCAGGCCTTCTTCTAGACCACTTCCCTGATACGTCATCCCACTTCTTCCTCTCTGACCCTTTGGACCTCGATATACTTTCATCACTGCGTATTGCACACTGGAGTTCAGTTGTTTGGTCATGTGTCCACCATTTATTACATTAAATAAAGGGACAATGTCtttcttatttaaaacaaaaataatataaaccaaACAAAATCCTGCACTTTGCACACTACTTGACGTTCAGTATTTGTTGAACTAAGCCACCGATAACGAATATTCGACAGGCATGCTATACTCCCGGTCCTGTGCTGGAGCAGACATTGCTAATGGATCTCTGAACGCTTCCCTCCTGAACTTGGAAGCAGTTTCAATATTCTTCAGAACATGGCTTTTCCATCAAATCTACCAGAACTGACTTGCAAAATGACACCTACTTGCCAATTCTAAACAAAACAGAGGTCCTTTTCTCCTACTACAGTCCAGTTGTTAACTCCATTcatgaaataaaaaaaggaaatagcttACAAATACAAATTAAGTACCTGGAAAGTCAAGTTGGTATGATAAATACTAAGGGGAAAACACAGGGAATTTACATTGGATATAGAGTAGCCGGCATCTTGCAATGAGCAGGTGTCTGGATTTTCCAGCTTTTGAGACTCTAGAATGATATTAATGAGACAATAATGAGAATGATACTAAAACTCAGCATCTCATTTCATGGGATCAGCAGTCTGAAATCTTTCAAGTAATGATTCTCCTATACCACAGAAACTGGGCCCGCATTTCGGTGAGATCCAAAATCAATATGTAAGTTGAGAGCTGTGTCTCCTAACATACATCAGGAGGCAAAGGCAGCATCATTTGGGCTGAAAGGGAGGTAAACAAAAGCAGGACTGTCTGgggaatattttctttcctccctctccttcatcTCCCCTTCCCCATGCAACTTTTGAACCCTGATTATTAGCTATCACTTAACAATCTTGACAGTTCCATTTTGCACTGATAAACttcttttttgtgtatctgtATAACCGGCCCAAACTGGGGCTGCTCCGAAGTAAAGCCAGACCCTCGccatctctgcctctttctctcaaaCGTGGCCACTATAGTTGTTTTCTCTTAAGTTCCTATTTTACAGCTCAGTGATACTGAGAAAACTATCCCTTCTTTCAACTCCTAGATTGAAGGCTAAAGGACTGAAGGGTACATGTAGGGTATTTATAAGCTCTGAAGTTGCTGGAGTCACTCTCAGAGGGAACTTGGATTTCAAGAGGCTATTAATACAGAAATCCTTATTTTTCAGAACCTGCTAGTGAGTGAGATTCTGCAAATCAGAAAAATTTTAccataaa includes these proteins:
- the LOC137210065 gene encoding LOW QUALITY PROTEIN: small ribosomal subunit protein uS10-like (The sequence of the model RefSeq protein was modified relative to this genomic sequence to represent the inferred CDS: inserted 1 base in 1 codon; substituted 1 base at 1 genomic stop codon), coding for MHFERQAHRKSQEGHLITPQVKSRQDYKKLSKKVKKRNMEAFAQHSTKLFEEDAVAVAPPDLQLLARVQEVSEEVFKDTGKTRSEPKRGIHRIRVALTSCNGNETPAEGVSIFIRGTKEKNVKVKGXWCPTKTLRITTRKIPCAKGPRTWDCFQKRVHRVITDLHSSSEIVQQITSINTEPGVXVEVAIAGV